From one Nocardioides sp. Kera G14 genomic stretch:
- a CDS encoding helix-turn-helix domain-containing protein codes for MVKSKGIPVAATARALGEYLKEQRVTAHLSLRQLADQAGVSNPYLSQIERGLRKPSAEVLQQIAKALRISAESLYVRAGFLTPEAGTDGSVELAVLGDPRLTERQKQSLLDVYASFLALNDDHLDRRHQPQGDSNAEVHPA; via the coding sequence ATGGTCAAGAGCAAGGGCATCCCCGTCGCCGCGACGGCGCGTGCCCTGGGGGAGTACCTCAAGGAGCAGCGAGTCACAGCGCATCTGTCGCTGCGCCAGCTTGCGGATCAGGCTGGGGTTTCCAACCCGTATCTCAGTCAGATCGAGCGTGGACTGCGCAAGCCGTCCGCCGAGGTGCTCCAACAGATCGCCAAGGCTCTGCGGATCTCCGCTGAGTCGCTCTATGTCCGTGCCGGATTCCTCACGCCCGAGGCTGGGACGGACGGCTCAGTCGAGCTGGCCGTGCTGGGAGATCCGAGGCTCACCGAGCGGCAGAAGCAGTCGTTGCTCGATGTCTATGCCTCCTTCCTGGCGCTGAATGACGATCACCTCGATCGTCGTCATCAACCACAAGGAGATAGCAATGCCGAAGTTCACCCTGCTTGA
- a CDS encoding asparaginase: protein MAEVLAEIVRSGFVEGHHYGSAVTLSADGDIETALGDPGAAFLPRSANKPLQALAMLGLGLGAIAVEPGHLAITCASHSGEEIHLRAVRELLGEAGLSEQALGNIVDWPLDPAVRDDWVRAGRKPSRIAQNCSGKHAGMLATCVARDWQLSGYFEHDHPLQVGIKEGFERITGEPAAVTTDGCGAPLLSVSLVGLAKAFRSIALAGDGDEWKIASAIRSRPELVSGTGRDEFRLLTALPGTIGKLGAEAVYVVALPDGRTAALKIDDGGDRARPVVMAALLRSLGVESDEVDASGKHVLLGGGVPVGEIRAVVP from the coding sequence ATGGCTGAGGTGCTGGCGGAGATCGTCCGGTCGGGGTTCGTCGAGGGGCATCACTACGGATCAGCGGTGACCCTCTCGGCCGACGGTGACATCGAGACCGCGTTGGGTGATCCTGGTGCCGCCTTCCTGCCGCGCTCGGCCAACAAGCCGCTGCAGGCGCTGGCGATGCTGGGGCTGGGCCTGGGGGCGATTGCGGTGGAGCCGGGGCATCTCGCGATTACGTGTGCGTCGCACTCGGGGGAGGAGATTCACCTCAGGGCGGTCCGTGAACTGCTGGGCGAGGCCGGGCTCTCGGAGCAGGCGCTGGGCAACATCGTCGACTGGCCCCTGGACCCGGCAGTGCGCGACGACTGGGTGCGCGCCGGGCGCAAGCCCAGCCGAATCGCGCAGAACTGCAGTGGCAAGCACGCCGGGATGCTGGCGACCTGCGTCGCCCGTGACTGGCAGCTGTCCGGTTACTTCGAGCACGATCACCCGCTCCAGGTCGGCATCAAGGAGGGCTTCGAGCGGATCACGGGGGAGCCGGCGGCGGTGACGACCGACGGCTGCGGGGCGCCGCTGCTGTCGGTGTCCCTCGTGGGCCTGGCGAAGGCCTTCCGCTCGATCGCACTCGCGGGCGATGGGGACGAGTGGAAGATCGCCTCCGCCATCCGCTCACGCCCCGAGCTGGTGTCTGGGACGGGACGCGATGAGTTCCGCCTGCTCACCGCCCTTCCGGGGACGATCGGGAAGCTCGGTGCCGAGGCGGTCTATGTGGTCGCGCTTCCGGACGGCCGCACCGCGGCACTCAAGATCGACGACGGCGGCGACCGTGCGCGGCCCGTAGTGATGGCGGCACTGCTGCGCTCCCTCGGGGTCGAGAGCGACGAGGTGGACGCCTCCGGCAAGCACGTGCTCCTCGGCGGCGGAGTGCCGGTCGGCGAGATTCGTGCCGTCGTGCCTTAA